In Rhizobium sp. BG4, the genomic stretch GATATTCTCGCGGATCGAGAGATCGCCGATGATACCGTCGGTCTTGCGGTCCTCCGGGCAGAAGCCGAAGCCCTGGCGGATTGCCGCTCGCGGGCTGTTCAGAGCAACGGGCTTGCCGTCGATCTCCGCCTTGCCGCTATCGGCATTCTCGATCCCGAAGAGCAGCTCGGCCGTCTCCGTGCGCCCGGAACCCAGGAGGCCGGCGACACCGACGACCTCACCGACGCGAACTTCGAGATCGAAGGGCTTCACCTTGCCGCGCTTGCCATAGCCTTCGAAGCGGTACTTCATCGCCCCGGCCTCGGTGCTGCGTTCCTTGGCCGCTTCCTCCGCATGGGCGAGCTCGCGGCCGAGCATCATCGCAATCAGGCCCTGACGCGGTAGCTCGGCGGTATCGCGCGTGCCGACAAGGCGGCCGTTGCGCAGCACCGTTATGCGGTCGCTGATCTCATAGACCTGCTCGAGGAAGTGCGTAATGAAAACAATGCCTAGCCCCCTCTCCTTCAAGTTTCTGATGATACCGAAGAGCATCGCCACTTCCTGCGTATCGAGGCTGGCGGTGGGCTCGTCGAGGATCAGGACCTTGCCGGAGAGATCCACGGCCCGGGCGATGGCGATAACCTGCTGCACGGCGACCGAGAAGCGGTCGAGCTGTGCGGTCACGTCGATCGTCAGGCCGTATTGGGCGAGCAGCTCGCGCGCCTGCCGGTTCATGGTGCGGATGTCGACCATGCCGAAGCGCCGCGGCTGGCGGCCGAGGAACAGGTTCTCGGCAACGCTGAGATTGGGAAGGAGGTTGACCTCCTGGTAGACGGTGCCGATGCCAAGCCGCTGGGCGGCGAGCGTATCGCCCGGATCGATGTCACCGCCATCGAGCGTCAGGCCGCCGCCGTCACGGCGATAGGCGCCCGTCATGCATTTGATGAGTGTCGATTTGCCTGCTCCGTTTTCGCCGAGCAGCGCATGCACTTCGCCCTTGCGCAGAGTGAAATCCACCTTGTCCAGCGCGACTGCGCCGGGGAAGAATTTCGATATGCCTGATGCGACGAGGACGTTCTCGAAATCGTGAATCATGGTCCGGCCGTTTCCTGATATGCACCCCGTCATGCCGTTGCAAATGCGGGACATGACGTCCGCACGCAGAGGCAGTCCCGCACCGGTCCATGATGGGCCGGTGCGGTTCCAGCGTCAAATCAGTAGCCCTGACCCTTCTTCTCCTCGTAGACCTTCATCGGATCGTCGGCCTGCGTGTAGAGCTTGGATTCCGTCTGGATCCACTTCGGCGGTGCCTTCTTGTCCTTCAGATACGCATCGAGCGCATCGAAGGCCGGACCCGCCATGTTCGGCGTCAGCTCGACCGTGGCGTTCGCCTCGCCGTCAGCCATCGCCTTGAAGAGATCCGGAACGGAGTCGATCGAGATCGTCAGGATGTCCTTGCCCGGCTTCAGGCCGGCTTCCTTGATCGCCTGGATGGCGCCGACGGCCATGTCGTCGTTATGGGCGTAGAGGGCGCAGATATCCTTGCCGCCGTTCTCCGCCTTCAGGAAGCTTTCCATGACTTCCTTGCCCTTGGCGCGGGTGAAGTCGCCGGTCTGGCTGCGGACGATCTTCAGGTTGTTATGACCCTTGATGGCTTCCTCGAAGCCCTTCTTGCGGGCGATCGCCGGCGAGGAACCGGTCGTGCCCTGAAGCTCGACGATGTTGCACTTCTTGTCGCCGACGGTCTTGACCAGCCAGTCACCGGCAACCTTGCCTTCATGGACCTGATCCGAGGTCACGGCGGTGAGGTAGAGATCCTCCGGCGCCTTGATCGTGCGGTCGAGCAGGATGACCGGGATATCGGCTTCCTTGGCTTCCTTCAGGACGGCATCCCAGCCGGTTTCGACAACAGGTGCGAGCAGGATGGCGTTGACGCCCTGGGCGATGAAGGAGCGGATCGCCTTGATCTGGTTTTCCTGCTTCTGCTGAGCATCGGAGAACTTGAGATCGATGCCGCGCTTCTCGGCCTGCTGCTTGGTCACGGTCGTTTCGGCAGCGCGCCAGCCCGATTCCGAGCCGATCTGCGAAAAGCCGACAACGAGACCGGCGGCCTGGGCCGAACCGAACATGCAGGCAGCCAGAATCGTGGCACTCAAGAGTGCAGTTTTCAGTTTCATGATTGTCTCTCCCAAAAGGCCGCCTCCTCGCGGCACGAGAGTCAAAAAATCATATAGTATTACTTTTGTAAATCGTAATTCTAGCATGCAGTGCAGCAAAAAAGGCGCCCCTATCGGAGCGCCTTTCGCAATCGCAAAAGTTGCGGCCGGATATTATTGCGGCAGCTTGTCGTCGACGCCTTCGACGTAGAAGTTCATGCCGAGCAGCGTGCCGTCATCAGCCTTCTCGCCGGCCTTCAGCCAGGGCGTACCGTCCTGCTTGTTGATCGGGCCGGTGAAGGGATGCAGTTCACCGGACTTGATCTTGGCTTCGGTATCCTGCGCCATCTTCTTCACGTCGTCAGGCATGTTGGTGTAGTCGGCCATCTTGAGGATACCGTCCTTCAGGCCATCCCAGCTCTGCTCGGACTTCCAGGTGCCGTCGAGCAGCGCGTGAACGCGCTTGGAGTAGTAGTTGCCCCAGGTGTCGACGATCGCCGTCAGCTGTGCCTTCGGGCCGGCTGCGATCATGTCGGAGGCCTGACCGAAGGCGTGGATGCCGCGCTCTTCAGCAACCTGCATCGGCGCGGTCGTGTCGGTGTGCTGCGTCAGGACGTCGACGCCCTGGTCGATCATCGCCTTGGCGGCATCGGCTTCCTTGCCCGGGTCGAACCAGGTGTTGACCCATATGACCTTCAGCTTGAAGCTCGGGTCGACGGACTTGGCGCCCTGCTCGAAGGAGTTGATGCCCATCACGACTTCAGGAATCGGGAAGGAGGCGATGTAGGCAGCGCCGTGGTTCTTCGAGGTCTTGGCAGCGATCTGGCCGAGGATGTAGCGGCCTTCGTAGAAACGCGAGTTGTAGGTCGCGAGATTCGGGCCGGTCTTGTAGCCGGTGCCGTGTTCGAACTTCACGTTCGGGAACTTGGCGGCAACCTTGACGGTCGCGTCCATGAAGCCGAAGGAGGTCGTGAAGATCAGCTTGCAGCCGGAACGGGCGAGACGCTCGATGGCGCGCTCGGCGTCCGGGCCTTCCGGCACGTTTTCGAGGTAAGGCGTTTCGATCTTGTCGCCGAATTCCTTCTGGATCTGCTGGCGGCCGAGATCGTGTGCCTGCGAGTAGCCGCCGTCGGTGTGCGAACCGACATAGACGAAGCAGATCTTGGTCTTGTCCGCCGCCTGAGCGGAACCGACGCTGATCAGCGCGGCAGCCGATGCGGCGAGTGCGAGTGCTATTTTCTTCATGGTGACCCCTGTTGGTTTTGAAGAGATTTCCGGAAACCCGTCTGATTTTTTCTTCTATCGCTCCGGTACGAAGGCTTTTCCAAGCGACGCGGGCGTGTTGATCAACGTCGTGCGCCGATTATGAGAAATGATGATGAGAACCACAATAGTGGCCGCATAGGGCAGCATCGACAGGAACTGTGCCGGAATGCCGATGCCGAAGGCCTGGGCATGCAGCTGCAGAATGGTGACGGCGCCGAACAGATAGCCGCCGGCGAAGACACGCAGCGGACGCCAGGAGGCAAAGACGACGAGTGCCAGCGTGATCCAGCCGCGGCCCGACGACATGTTCTCCACCCATTGCGGCGTATAGACGAGCGACAGCTGCGCGCCGGCAAGACCGGCGCAGGCGCCACCGAAGATGACGGCGAGATAGCGGGTGCGGATGACGTTGATGCCGAGCGCATGGGCCGAAGCGTGATTGTCGCCGATGGCGCGCAGCTTTAGCCCGGCACGGCTGCGGAACAGGAACCAGCTGACGCCGACCAAGAGCGCGATCGACAGGTAGAAGGTCAGGTCCTGGCGGAACAGCACCGAGCCGATCACCGGAATATCCGACAGGAACGGGAAGACGATGGGGCTCAGCCGGATACCGGGAACGCTGACGAAGGATTCGCCGAGCATGCCTGACACGCCAAGGCCGAGAATGGTCAGCGCCAGCCCCGTCGCCACCTGGTTTGCGACCAGCGTCAGCGTCAGGAAGCCGAAGAGCAGCGAAAACAGCGCGCCGGCGGCGATGCCGCAGATCAGGCCGACATAGGGAGAGCCGCTCATCTGCGCACCGGCGAAGGCGGCAACGGCACCCATGATCATCATGCCCTCGACACCGAGATTGAGCACGCCAGAACGCTCGGCCACGAGTTCGCCGAGTGCGGCGATGACCAGCGGCGTGGAGGCGGTGATGACCGTCAGCAGGATTGCTTCGAAGATGCTCATGCCGCGCCTCCCCGAACCCGCGACCAGATGATGCGGATCTTGTAGTAGATGAGCGTGTCGCAGGAGAGCACGAAGAACAGCAGCAGTCCCTGGAAGACGCGCGTAACCTTGTCGGAGACACCAATCGACAGCTGCGCTGCCTCGCCGCCGAGATAGGTCAGCGCCAGCACCAGGCCGGAGAGAATGATGCCGAGCGGATTAAGGCGGCCGAGGAAGGCGACAATGATCGCGGTAAAGCCATAACCCGGCGAGATCGCCGGCTGCAGGTGGCCGATCGAACCGGAGACTTCGGAAATGCCTGCGAGACCGGCCAGAGCGCCTGAGAACAGGAAGCCGAACCAGATCATCCGCTTCGAGGAAAAGCCTGCAAAACGCCCTGCCCGTTCCGACTGCCCGAGGACGACGATCTCGAAGCCCTTCAGCGTGTATTTCATCATGAACCAGACGAGGATCGCGGCAACGATCGCGAAGATGAAGGCCCAATGCGCGCGGCCGGACTCCTCCCAGATCGCGGGCAAAGTCGCTTCCGGCGGAAAGCCGACGCTTTCAGGGAAGTTGAAGCCCTGCGGATTGCGCCAGCGGCCGCGGATCAGCCAGTCGAGGAAGAGCTGGGCGATATAGACCAGCATCAGCGAAGTCAGGATTTCGTTGGTGTTGAAATGCGCCTTGAGCAGTGCCGGGATTGCTGCAAACAGCGCCCCGCCGATCGCGCCCATGATCAGCATCAGCGGCAGCACCATCGGCGAATGCCATTCGGTGAAGACGATCGGCAGGATCGAACCGGTGATCGCGCCAACCGTGAACTGGCCTTCGGCGCCGATGTTCCAGTTGTTCGAACGGTAACAGACCGACAGGCCGACAGCGATCAGGATCAGCGGTGCGGCCTTGATCGCCAGTTCGTGCAGCGACCAGACTTCGAGCAGCGGCTCGATGAAGAAGGCGTCGAGCGCCTCGATCGGGTCCTTGCCGAGAATGGCGAACATGATGGCGCCGGCAATCAACGTCAGGGCCAGTGCGAGCAGCGGCGAGACGAAGGCGTAAAGCTTCGAGACCTGCGGACGCTTTTCGAGTTCAATGCGCATGTCCGGCCTCCGCAGCGGGCTTGCTTTCATGCAGGCCGCCCATGAGCAGGCCGATCTTTTCGCGGGTCAGTTCGCCCGACGGGAATGGCGGCGACAGACGCCCTTCAGAGATGACGGCGATCTCGGTCGCGACTTCGAAGATCTCGTCGAGATCCTGGCTGATGACGACGACGGCAGAACCGGCACGGGCCAGATCGACCAGAGCCTGACGGATGCGGCTTGCAGCACCGGCATCAACGCCCCAGGTCGGCTGATTGACGACGAGGACGGCCGGCTGGCGGTCGAGCTCGCGGCCGACGATGAACTTCTGCAGGTTGCCGCCCGAGAGCGACCCAGCCGCCGGATCGTCTCCGCTCTTGCGGACATCCATGGCTTCGGAAATGCGGCGCGCGGCGGTCTTGACTGCGCCGTGCTTGATGACACCGAGGAAGCCTCCGCCAAGGAAGGACTTGCGATCCGACTGGCTGCGCGCCAGCACCAGATTGTCCGACAGCTTCATGGCCGAGACAGCGGCGTGGCCGTGGCGTTCTTCCGGGACGAAGCCGGCGCCGAGAAGACGGCGAGCGGTGATGCCGAGGGTACCGACCGGTTTTGCGCGGATCATCACGGCGTTCGGCTCGGCAACGGGATATTCGCCGGAGAGCGCATCGAAGAGTTCGCTCTGACCATTACCGGCCACACCGGCGATCGCCAGGATTTCGCCGGAGCGGACAGCCAAAGAGACGTCCTTGAGCGGCATGGCGAAGGGAGTACGCGCAGAGACCGAAAGGCCGGTCACCGCGAGCTGGACTTCGCCCTTGTTGCCGCGGTCGGGATGGGTGACGGCCGCGACATCGCTGCCGACCATCATGCGGGCCAGCGACGCCGGCGTTTCCTGCTTCGGATCGCAGGCGCCGGTCACTTTGCCGTGGCGAAGAACGGTGGCGCGGTCGCAGATGCGCTGCACTTCCTCGAGACGGTGGCTGATATAGAGAACGGAGCGGCCCTCGGCCTTCAGCTTGAAGAGTGTCTCGAACAGCTTGTCGGCTTCCTGCGGCGTCAGCACCGAGGTCGGCTCATCGAGGATGATCAGCTTCGGGTTTTGCAGCAGGGCGCGGACGATCTCGATGCGCTGGCGTTCGCCGACCGAGAGGTCGGCGACATGCGCATGCGGATCGAGCGGCAGGCCGTAGGCGCGCGACAGCGTGCGTGCCTCTTCGGCGATCTTGCCGATCGGGATGGTGTCAGCGAGCGAGAGAGCGATATTTTCGGCGACGGTCAGCGCTTCGAACAGCGAGAAGTGCTGGAAGACCATGCCGACGCCGAGATTGCGGGCCTCGCCGGGGGAGCCGATGGTGACGGGCTTGCCTTCCCAGAGGATGTGACCAGCCGTCGGCTCCAGCACGCCGAACAGCATTTTCACCAGGGTCGATTTTCCCGCACCGTTTTCTCCAAGCAGAGCGTGGATTTCGCCGGGGGCTATATCGAGGTCGATTTCATTGCAGGCAGCAAAGCTGCCGAAATGCTTGGTCAGCTTCTGGACCGACAGTAACGCACCCGACGACGGCGCATTGGATGACGACACGTTCCCCTCATTTCTCTCTGCCGATCCGTCCTTTTTCACGGAATCTCTATGGGATCAGCAGCGTAGTTCCAGTCGTTTTTCTTGCTTCCAGATCCGTGTGAGCCCGTCCCACCTCACGTAGCGGATATGTTTGATTGATATTGATACGCACTTTGTTGCTCAGCACAACAGCAAATAGCGCGTTTGCACAATCCTTAAGCTCTTGCGGTGTCGCAATATAGCTGAAGAGCGTCGGCCGGGTGGCGAAGAGCGAGCCGCGCTGGGCGAGTGCGGCAAGCGTGAAATTCTCAATGCCGCCAGAGGATTGACCGAAGGAGGCGAAGAGACCGCGCGGCTTCAGGCAGTCGAGCGAGTGCGGGAAGGTGTCGCGGCCGATGGAGTCATAGACGACATCGACGCCCTTGCCGCCGGTGATTTCCTTCACCCTTTCGACGAAGTTTTCGGTCCTGTAGTTGATGACGTGATCGTAACCGTGCTCGAGCGCCAGCTTGACCTTGTCGTCCGATCCCGCCGTACCGATGACGGTAGCGCCGAGCGCCCTCGCCCACTGGCCGGCAATCAGGCCGACGCCGCCGGCAGCGGCGTGGAACAGCAGGACCGTTTCCGGGCCGACCTTGAAAGTGCGGTTCAGCAGATACTCGGCCGTCATGCCCTTGAGCATCATCGCCGCTGCAGTCTCGAGACTGATGCCGTCGGGCACCTTGACCAGATGCTTGGTGTCGATGTTGCGCTCGACGCTATAGGCGCCATCGGCGCTGGCATAGGCCACCCGGTCACCGACGGCAAAGCCGGTCACGCCCGGGCCGACAGCGGTGATGGTGCCGGAGGCTTCCTTACCGGTGACGAAGGGCAGATGCGGCGCCTTGTAGGTGCCGTCGCGGAAATAGACGTCGATGAAGTTCAGGCCGATCGCAGCATGTTTCAGCTGCACCTCGCCGGCGCCGGGCGGCGGCAGATCGACATCCACATAGTCAAGAACCTCCGGGCCGCCATTGCGGGTGAATGCGACTGCCTGCGTCTTTGCCATTGCGCCTGTCCTATTCGCTCTTTCCAAGCGCCGGGAAGAACTGCAGCACGGCGCCGATGCAGTAGAGATAGATACCGCTGATGATGAAGAGGACAACCGCCCAATGCGGCATGTCGAAATGCATCAGCAGCGAATAGATGCCGAGCGCCGACCAGAGAAAGAAGACGCCGAGATTGAGCGGCCGCAGGCGCTTGACGCGGACCGGATGCAGGAAATTGATCGGCAGGAACGTCAGGAATACCGAGACCGTGACGACGATCATCGCCGTCATCGCGCTCGCATCCATGACGAAGAGCGTGAAGACGATCATGTTCCAAACGACGGGGAAGCCCGAGAAGAAGTATTCCTCGGTCTTCATGCCCATGTCGGCATAGTAGATGGCGCTGGAGACGACGATCATGCCGGCGGCGGCAAAAGACCAGGGCTCGCCGATCATGCCGCTCTGATAGAGCGCGAAGGCCGGAAGCAGTACGTAGGTGACGTAGTCGATGATGTTGTCGAGCGTGTCGCCCGACCAGTTCGGCAGCACTTCCTTGACCCGCACCTTGCGGGCGATCGGGCCGTCGATGCCGTCGACGAGGAGCGCCAGGCCCAGCCACCAGAACATGTCGATGAAACGATGTTCGGCAGCGGCCACAACGCCGAGGAAGGCCAGAAAGGAGCCGGAAGCCGTCAGAATATGGACGGAAAAGGCGCGCATCTCCGCGTAGGGTACGCGCTTGTAATTGAAAATCTTCATGTTTCCCCGTAGCGCCTGCCGCTCCCTGATACTCCCGGGCGCGTTTTGGCCCTAATATGCATCCTTTGCCCCGCTCCGCCAGATCAAAAGCGAAAACAGCCCACAGAGCGTTGAATCATGAGAATGACATGCATATTTCGCAGCTGGCACGCGGCAGAGAATGGATTGCCTTTAATTTGCGGTGGTTTTGTAATATCAGCCTCGCAATAGAACTTTCGTGCGATGAATACGGGATCCGATACCGAAATGAACGCCCCTGCAAAGACCGAAGATTTCGCCTCCTCCATTCCGGCAAACGTCTATGCCGAAACGGTGCTGAGCGTGACCCATTATACCGACCGGCTCTTCCGCTTCACGATGACCCGGCCGCAGGGCTTCCGTTTCCGCTCGGGCGAGTTCGCGATGATCGGCCTGATGGTCGAGGGCAAGCCGGTATTCCGCGCCTATTCGATCGCCAGCCCGGCCTGGGCCGAAGAGCTCGAATTCTTCTCGATCAAGGTTCCGGATGGCCCGCTGACCTCACATCTGCAGGGCATCAAGCCTGGCGACCAGGTGCTGATGCGCAAAAAGCCGACCGGCACGCTGGTCCTCGACGCGCTGACCCCCGGCAAGCGCCTCTACATGTTCTCGACCGGCACCGGCATAGCACCCTTCGCCAGTCTGATCCGCGATCCCGAGACCTATGAGAAGTTCGAGGAAGTCATCCTCACCCATACGACGCGTGACGTTGCCGAACTGAAATACGGCTTCGACCTCGTTGACGAAATCCGCAACGACGAGCTGCTCGCCGAAATCGTCGGCGACAAGCTGCGCCACTATGCGACCGTGACCCGCGAGGATTTCGAGCGCACCGGCCGTATTACCGACCTCATCGAGTCCGGGAAGCTGTTCACCGATCTCGGCATCCCGCCGATCGATCCGGCGATCGACCGCGGCATGATCTGCGGCTCCTCGGCCATGCTGAAGGACACCAAGGAACTGCTCGAAAAGGCGGGCCTGGAAGAAGGCGCCAACAGCAAGCCGGCCGAGTTCGTCATCGAACGCGCCTTTGTAGGCTGATCGTTCCAGACAATCTGATTGCAAACGGCTCCGGAAACGGGGCCGTTTTCATTTCTGGCTGAGATAGTCGATGAGTACGGTCATCGTGTCACGGGCGGCGTCGGTGCGTCCCTCGCGGATCGCCTCGATCGTTGCGACATGCAGCGCGATCGAGCGCTCCATGCGGGACGGGTTGGCGGTCGAGTACCAGATGCGGCGCGAATGGGTCTGCACCGGGCCGAGCGCCGCGGTGATGAACTGGTTGGGACAGGCCTCCTCCAGCACTTCGTCGAACGCCTTGTCGGCAGCGAAGAAGGCAGCAAGATCGCCGCTATCGGCGCAGGCCCGCATGGCGTTCTCGCAGCCGGCGAGCGCCTCGCGCTGATCCTCGTTCGCGTGCTCGGCAACGAGGGCCGCGGCAATCGGCTCCAGCTCGCGGCGCACCTGCATGACGCTGGCGTGGTCGTCAGGGCCGATCTCAGCAATCTGCAGGCCGACGCGCGGGCGCACGATGATCAGGCCCTGCCACGCGAGCTTCTGGATCGCCTCGCGCACCGGCGTGCGGCCGTGGCCGGTCATGTCGATCAGCTGGCGCTCCGTCACCATGGCACCGGGCTTCACAGCGAGCGTCACGATCGCGTGCTCAAGCGCCAGGTAGGATTGGTGACTTTGCGAGTTCTGCATTCGGTGATCCGCCGCAACTTACTGATATATCATCCCTTACACGCATCCGGCGCAATGGCAAGGTTGGGTGTGGGGATGACATATCAAAGAGCGGTGACTTCAGGTCACTCGTGACGCAGTGCCTCGATCGGGTTCAGCTGGGCAGCACGCCGGGCCGGAAAATAGCCGAAGATCATCCCGATCGCCGCCGAGAAGGCGAAGGCGACGCCGATCATCAGCGGGCTGACGACGAAGGGCACCTTCAGCAGCGTCACCGAAACGAAACCGATCCCATGCCGAGCACGATACCGGTAATGCCGCCGAACAAGGACAGCGCCACCGCCTCGACGAGGAACTGCATGAGGACCTGCGTCTCCAGCGCGCCGATCGCCAGGCGGATACCGATCTCGCGGGTTCGCTCGGTCACCGATACCAGCATGATGTTCATGATGCCGATGCGCCGACGAGCAGACTGATGGCGGCGACGGCGCCGAGCAGGCCGGTCAGCAGCGTCGTCGTTCCGGTCATCGCTTCGGCGATCTGTGTCATGTCGTTGACGTTGAAATCGTCCTCGCGGCCTGGAATGATCTTGCGGCGCTCGCGCAGCAGGTTTTCGGTCTCGTCCTGGATCTTGGAGGTCTCGACACCATCGCGCGCCGAGATGACGATCATCTGCACATTCGCATTGGC encodes the following:
- the ytfR gene encoding galactofuranose ABC transporter, ATP-binding protein YtfR, which produces MIHDFENVLVASGISKFFPGAVALDKVDFTLRKGEVHALLGENGAGKSTLIKCMTGAYRRDGGGLTLDGGDIDPGDTLAAQRLGIGTVYQEVNLLPNLSVAENLFLGRQPRRFGMVDIRTMNRQARELLAQYGLTIDVTAQLDRFSVAVQQVIAIARAVDLSGKVLILDEPTASLDTQEVAMLFGIIRNLKERGLGIVFITHFLEQVYEISDRITVLRNGRLVGTRDTAELPRQGLIAMMLGRELAHAEEAAKERSTEAGAMKYRFEGYGKRGKVKPFDLEVRVGEVVGVAGLLGSGRTETAELLFGIENADSGKAEIDGKPVALNSPRAAIRQGFGFCPEDRKTDGIIGDLSIRENIALALQARRGWARPLSRSEQNALADQYIKALDIRTTDREKPIRLLSGGNQQKAILARWLATNPDFLILDEPTRGIDVGAHAEIIRLIEELCAKGMSLVVISSELEELVAYSSRVIVLRDREHIAELSGNSITASGIVDAIAAAEKKTEDA
- the ytfQ gene encoding galactofuranose ABC transporter, galactofuranose-binding protein YtfQ, whose protein sequence is MKLKTALLSATILAACMFGSAQAAGLVVGFSQIGSESGWRAAETTVTKQQAEKRGIDLKFSDAQQKQENQIKAIRSFIAQGVNAILLAPVVETGWDAVLKEAKEADIPVILLDRTIKAPEDLYLTAVTSDQVHEGKVAGDWLVKTVGDKKCNIVELQGTTGSSPAIARKKGFEEAIKGHNNLKIVRSQTGDFTRAKGKEVMESFLKAENGGKDICALYAHNDDMAVGAIQAIKEAGLKPGKDILTISIDSVPDLFKAMADGEANATVELTPNMAGPAFDALDAYLKDKKAPPKWIQTESKLYTQADDPMKVYEEKKGQGY
- a CDS encoding BMP family ABC transporter substrate-binding protein; its protein translation is MKKIALALAASAAALISVGSAQAADKTKICFVYVGSHTDGGYSQAHDLGRQQIQKEFGDKIETPYLENVPEGPDAERAIERLARSGCKLIFTTSFGFMDATVKVAAKFPNVKFEHGTGYKTGPNLATYNSRFYEGRYILGQIAAKTSKNHGAAYIASFPIPEVVMGINSFEQGAKSVDPSFKLKVIWVNTWFDPGKEADAAKAMIDQGVDVLTQHTDTTAPMQVAEERGIHAFGQASDMIAAGPKAQLTAIVDTWGNYYSKRVHALLDGTWKSEQSWDGLKDGILKMADYTNMPDDVKKMAQDTEAKIKSGELHPFTGPINKQDGTPWLKAGEKADDGTLLGMNFYVEGVDDKLPQ
- a CDS encoding ABC transporter permease, producing MSIFEAILLTVITASTPLVIAALGELVAERSGVLNLGVEGMMIMGAVAAFAGAQMSGSPYVGLICGIAAGALFSLLFGFLTLTLVANQVATGLALTILGLGVSGMLGESFVSVPGIRLSPIVFPFLSDIPVIGSVLFRQDLTFYLSIALLVGVSWFLFRSRAGLKLRAIGDNHASAHALGINVIRTRYLAVIFGGACAGLAGAQLSLVYTPQWVENMSSGRGWITLALVVFASWRPLRVFAGGYLFGAVTILQLHAQAFGIGIPAQFLSMLPYAATIVVLIIISHNRRTTLINTPASLGKAFVPER
- a CDS encoding ABC transporter permease, with translation MRIELEKRPQVSKLYAFVSPLLALALTLIAGAIMFAILGKDPIEALDAFFIEPLLEVWSLHELAIKAAPLILIAVGLSVCYRSNNWNIGAEGQFTVGAITGSILPIVFTEWHSPMVLPLMLIMGAIGGALFAAIPALLKAHFNTNEILTSLMLVYIAQLFLDWLIRGRWRNPQGFNFPESVGFPPEATLPAIWEESGRAHWAFIFAIVAAILVWFMMKYTLKGFEIVVLGQSERAGRFAGFSSKRMIWFGFLFSGALAGLAGISEVSGSIGHLQPAISPGYGFTAIIVAFLGRLNPLGIILSGLVLALTYLGGEAAQLSIGVSDKVTRVFQGLLLFFVLSCDTLIYYKIRIIWSRVRGGAA
- a CDS encoding ABC transporter ATP-binding protein; protein product: MSSSNAPSSGALLSVQKLTKHFGSFAACNEIDLDIAPGEIHALLGENGAGKSTLVKMLFGVLEPTAGHILWEGKPVTIGSPGEARNLGVGMVFQHFSLFEALTVAENIALSLADTIPIGKIAEEARTLSRAYGLPLDPHAHVADLSVGERQRIEIVRALLQNPKLIILDEPTSVLTPQEADKLFETLFKLKAEGRSVLYISHRLEEVQRICDRATVLRHGKVTGACDPKQETPASLARMMVGSDVAAVTHPDRGNKGEVQLAVTGLSVSARTPFAMPLKDVSLAVRSGEILAIAGVAGNGQSELFDALSGEYPVAEPNAVMIRAKPVGTLGITARRLLGAGFVPEERHGHAAVSAMKLSDNLVLARSQSDRKSFLGGGFLGVIKHGAVKTAARRISEAMDVRKSGDDPAAGSLSGGNLQKFIVGRELDRQPAVLVVNQPTWGVDAGAASRIRQALVDLARAGSAVVVISQDLDEIFEVATEIAVISEGRLSPPFPSGELTREKIGLLMGGLHESKPAAEAGHAH
- a CDS encoding quinone oxidoreductase, whose amino-acid sequence is MAKTQAVAFTRNGGPEVLDYVDVDLPPPGAGEVQLKHAAIGLNFIDVYFRDGTYKAPHLPFVTGKEASGTITAVGPGVTGFAVGDRVAYASADGAYSVERNIDTKHLVKVPDGISLETAAAMMLKGMTAEYLLNRTFKVGPETVLLFHAAAGGVGLIAGQWARALGATVIGTAGSDDKVKLALEHGYDHVINYRTENFVERVKEITGGKGVDVVYDSIGRDTFPHSLDCLKPRGLFASFGQSSGGIENFTLAALAQRGSLFATRPTLFSYIATPQELKDCANALFAVVLSNKVRININQTYPLREVGRAHTDLEARKTTGTTLLIP
- the pcsA gene encoding phosphatidylcholine synthase encodes the protein MKIFNYKRVPYAEMRAFSVHILTASGSFLAFLGVVAAAEHRFIDMFWWLGLALLVDGIDGPIARKVRVKEVLPNWSGDTLDNIIDYVTYVLLPAFALYQSGMIGEPWSFAAAGMIVVSSAIYYADMGMKTEEYFFSGFPVVWNMIVFTLFVMDASAMTAMIVVTVSVFLTFLPINFLHPVRVKRLRPLNLGVFFLWSALGIYSLLMHFDMPHWAVVLFIISGIYLYCIGAVLQFFPALGKSE
- a CDS encoding ferredoxin--NADP reductase, giving the protein MNAPAKTEDFASSIPANVYAETVLSVTHYTDRLFRFTMTRPQGFRFRSGEFAMIGLMVEGKPVFRAYSIASPAWAEELEFFSIKVPDGPLTSHLQGIKPGDQVLMRKKPTGTLVLDALTPGKRLYMFSTGTGIAPFASLIRDPETYEKFEEVILTHTTRDVAELKYGFDLVDEIRNDELLAEIVGDKLRHYATVTREDFERTGRITDLIESGKLFTDLGIPPIDPAIDRGMICGSSAMLKDTKELLEKAGLEEGANSKPAEFVIERAFVG
- a CDS encoding GntR family transcriptional regulator; this encodes MQNSQSHQSYLALEHAIVTLAVKPGAMVTERQLIDMTGHGRTPVREAIQKLAWQGLIIVRPRVGLQIAEIGPDDHASVMQVRRELEPIAAALVAEHANEDQREALAGCENAMRACADSGDLAAFFAADKAFDEVLEEACPNQFITAALGPVQTHSRRIWYSTANPSRMERSIALHVATIEAIREGRTDAARDTMTVLIDYLSQK